TCGGCAATATGGATAGGTAACACATCAAACAGCGCATTAAACAGGAACCAGAAGCCGGAAAAGACCAGCATGTAATAGAGCACAATCGGCTTTTTCAGTTCATGCCAGGCATCTTTCCACAGGGTATCTTGCTGGATTTCTCCCGCTTTGATTTTTGCCGCACGGGCTAAGCGCTCATCTTTGCCCGGCTCTTTGTAGGCCAGCAAAAACAGGAAATTGAAGGAAATAATTGCAGCGCAGGCATAAAACACATTGTCCCATGACAACTGACGCATATGTACTGCAACCAACGGACCGAGAAAGCCGCCGATATTGACCACCTGATAGAATATCCCCCAGGCCATGGATGAGTTATCCCGCCTTGTTGCCAGCACTAAAGTGCCCTGAATACCGGGTTTAAAGATACCTGTGCCGGTTGCCAGTAACATGGCTCCCCAGAAAAAGCCCCAGAAACTGGGGAAAAAGGCCATACACAGATAACCGGCAATTTTGATAATGGTGGAGGCAAAAATGGTTTCTTTATAACCGACTCGATCTGAGATGCCGCCGGTAAAAACAGGCACAAATGTTTGTAGAATTGCCCAGCAAGAAATAATAATGCCGTAATCGGACAGGGTGATGCCTAAGCCGCCAGCGGACTCGGGCGCTTTGGCATAGAGTCCGGCACTGGCTTTAACACCGTAATAGGCGATACGCTCAACCAGTTCCATGCCGCCAACCAGCCAGAAGACATAACTAAAACTGGCGATGGAGGCCCACATCCCCAACTGTTTTACTTCGCGCAGATCATTTTCTGCACCGGGATTTTGCTTTGTCATAACCGTCCTTTGTTGTTGTTATTTTTCCGGGATGCCAACTGCAGTGGTGCAATCGGCGTATGCACTGTAACCGTTTGGGCATGAAAAACCAAAACGACCATGGTTAGATTTTGACCTTGATCAGGCG
This region of Shewanella sp. NFH-SH190041 genomic DNA includes:
- a CDS encoding MFS transporter, producing the protein MTKQNPGAENDLREVKQLGMWASIASFSYVFWLVGGMELVERIAYYGVKASAGLYAKAPESAGGLGITLSDYGIIISCWAILQTFVPVFTGGISDRVGYKETIFASTIIKIAGYLCMAFFPSFWGFFWGAMLLATGTGIFKPGIQGTLVLATRRDNSSMAWGIFYQVVNIGGFLGPLVAVHMRQLSWDNVFYACAAIISFNFLFLLAYKEPGKDERLARAAKIKAGEIQQDTLWKDAWHELKKPIVLYYMLVFSGFWFLFNALFDVLPIHIAEWVDTSVIVTSLFGPEGTSNGILQFWLGLNNDGTKVMPEGMLNLNAGMIMTSCFLVAALTAKYRITTAMLAGCLLSILAFVLIGYTNAAWMMVLAIAMFSLGEMMISPKKNEFMGNIAPEGKKAMYLGFVMLPQGIGWGLEGYFGPKLYEIYASKEKFSRQMLEQEGMSATEVAAIPQGEAFTTLVSYTGQTAQQLTQTLYQAHDIGMAWYIIAAIGTLSAVGIYLYGRWLLTLQRAAPASTATA